The Papio anubis isolate 15944 chromosome 2, Panubis1.0, whole genome shotgun sequence region GGGTGTTCTCCATTGTTGGAGGTATATAGGAATGTTCCCCAAAAAAGAactctctacaaataataattgttCTTGGCATCCTTTTCGTATATTTTGCTTTTGGCGTCAtttttcatattcagccaaataAGATAATAGAAAAAATCTATGGTAATACTCAACCTTTATAACAAACAATTTGTAAAGGCAATACAGAAATTGTTTAAACATTTTGGAACATAAGCAAGCTAATGAGTTTACATTACAGGATGTAATTTCAGGAGCTTTGAGTAAGGCTCACTTTTTCTTAACAAAAGCAACCATCAAACGACTCAGTCATGTCCTATATTCTATCAGCATAGTTTTCTTCTGTTATCTGAACATTATATATTTAATGGAAGAAACAATGCACTTTATCATTTACTTTTGCCCATCTCTACCTAAGTTTATCTCATACCTTCAAAAGAGCAGTGGCCTATGTTAAGGAAAGAATATTGTATAGAAAATTCTTAAGTAAGTGCCTTATAAAggaagaggtggaggtggaaatattatttatgaagaaaaaatttgGTTCGATAAGGGGCATGACGCTGTATACAATCTTTTAATACTAGTTATCTTTACTTAAGGCAGGTCCTGAagataagaaacagaaataaaacattttatagcaGCTTTCCTAATTAGAAAAcccttaatatttattaaacagaaaCATAGTATGCATTTATGATGCACTCACAATAAAATCCGGGCTACAATAATAAAGAAGACATGGTTCATGTCAATAAGTAGCTCAGATTTTATTCACTGACATAGTCattcaaacaaataataataataatactatgtATGTGAATGTAAAGAAGCACAGAATAAGAAGTGATTAATGCTGCCTGGGAGCACTAaggaatttttaaagagaaagttaTATTTGAAATTAGAGAATAGAGGATATGTAGGAGAACAGCACATGAAACACTGAGGTTCACACTGAGAACAGGAGAAGGAATTTGTGTTGCAAGCCATGTGTGCACACCTGGCAGGACATGACTGGTTTAGACAATTACaggagttttaatttttaagaaacagataaTTGGTTTGGGGGTGCTGTGGGAAGCAAggttgaaaaacaatttaaatattgtGATGGTTGGTTTTCATCCTATGGATGATAaacaacaaagaacagaaaagagaagttAGCGACAAGAAAACTAGATACGGAGCTGGTGAAACAGTACCCACTGAAGATAATACACATCTGGAAAACAAATCAGTGTCAGCCATAATAGAGACATGTACGTGGTGTGAATCTAATGcaaatgttttcacttttctgtaaCTTTCTGAATATCTGGTAGAATAGACCTAGCAAAAACTTATTTACATTCAAAATTAGGTAGCTCCTGAGAAATATATAGGCCATGTTAATTGCTGGGATTCAAAGTTATATGATAATGTCTGATGAACTGGTAGGAcaagattaaaaacaatttatatacaGGGACGTATAAGCGTctcaacaacagcagcaacaacaaatcCATTCTAGAAGAAGGAAGTGACAATACCCAATCCTTAGCTATTCCCCAAACTAGACACAATTTGGTTCATATTTGAATTCAAGGAAGTAAAGCTACTGGTCTTGGTGGTAAAACAGGAAAAGTTCTCTTACCCACCTCGCAGGGCGTAGGATGCGGGcgtggctcacttcttcagtgccccactgGTCAAGACCCTTAGCGGGAGCAGGCAGACAGGCAAGTCATGGGGACCACGCAGCTTCTCGGGGTCAACGTCTACACCTCTTAAGGCCCCCGTAGGCGTGTGTTACAGAGTGCTTTTTCAGCTTAGCTGTCCGCGggtggcttgtgttaatcagctcaattagactcTCTGCCTTagcacaaggacagagggctttctgtatcccaggttctTGCTTTAGTGCACGGAAAAACtggatcacacgtgggcttggagattGCGTGCAAGGTTTTTTATTGAGTTGTGGTAGCACTCAGCGAGGTGGATGGGGAATGGAATGGGAAGGTGGTTCCCCCCCATAGTGGGGCTGCCCAGCAGTCAAGCTCTTCTCTAACCTCCCAGGCCAGACTCCACGGAGTTCTGCTGGTGGACGCCAGTGCCTGTCGCTGTGCTCTTCCGCTCCCCCTGACAACCAGCTGTCTGTGTACTCTTCCGCCAGTGTGTTCCTCTCATGTGGAGCAGCTTGTGTGTTCTTTCGCCAGTGCTTTCCCGGCAACGTGCGCTCCCGGCAACGTGCCTCCTAGGCAACGTGCGCTCCCGGCAACGTGCCCTCCCGGCAACGTGCGCTCCCGGCAATGTGCCCCCTAGGCAACGTGCGCTCCCGGCAACGTGCGCTTCCGCTGCTTGTGTGTTCTTCCGCCAACGTGTGCAGCTGCCTGTGTACTCTTCCGCCAGTGTGTTCCTCTCAATGTGGAGCAGCTTGTGTGTTCTTTCGCCAGTGCCCTCCCGGCAACGTGCCCTCCCGGCAACGTGCGCGCCGCGCAGCGTGCGCTCCCGGCAACGTGCGCTCCCGGCAACGTGCGTTCCCCGCAACGTGCGTTCCCCGCAACGTGCGCTCCCCGCAACGTGCGCTCCCGGCAACGTGCGCTTCCGCTGCTTATGTGTTCTTCGCCAACGTGTGCAGCTGCCTGTGTGTTCTTCCGCTAATGTGTTCCTCTCGACGTCCAGCCGCTGTGTGCCTGCCTGCTAGTGTCTTGGGGTTTTTACAGGCACAGGATAGGGGACACGGCAGGCCAGGTGGCCTTGGAAAATGCAAACttgggcatgaaaacaggagCGCTTGTCCTCACCTCAAGCCGTGTGCACAGGCCCTGGGGCGAAGCCCTAGCCGGCGACCGGCCCATCTCTACACAGCATGTTCCTTCGCTCATCCCGTGTCAGTGCTGTgagtattagaaaacaaaaatttgttttgtttaaaactatataaaataacaatattatgGTCCTATTAATGCAATGGAAAGTGTTCTTTTCTATATGCCATTGGACACAGTCCGTTTTTAGGAGGCTGGAGGATTTTATTGCATTGATATTTGTTCCTGCAGAAGGTAATGGCATATGGCAAGAAGCTATTACCCAGTATGAGCCGCTGTGCTCTGGAGGCTCCAGTGGCTGCAGCCTGGGACGGTTTCTTGTAGCCACAGGACATGTGGTGTATCTCACAGCATACGGCTGCACCTGTCAGACCcctggtggggaggggtgggagccAAGCATGAGGAAATGCTCACTAGTTCTTACgtttcacttaaaaatggtaCGTGCCATGTTAAGTCACATTTCACTGGCTCCAGGAAGTCACTCTGCTGCCCCTGACTTCAAGATGGTTGAGAAGTGAGATCCAATCCTGTGTCCAGAAGTGAACGTTTGAAAACAGTGTTGGTGCCGATTTCAGGCATTATTAACAGAGATCACAAATGAGTTAAGGGATCACCTTTGATGAGGCTAGAAAGCAACTGATGTTTATACTCTCCTtcattcaatttttgttttcaatttcaagCAGTTTGCTCCTATGTGTCTAAAGTTAAGGTTGTCTCTCCTCAGAGATTCTGAGTATTTTTCCTAGTTTTGAGTAATTGTCtgagatttatttaaaaacctcTCTTAATTCAATCTCAGCTGCAGAACCACACCACGCTGAGAATCACATTAGGAATTAGATCTGTGTTGACTCACTACCTTCTACAAGTTTTAAGTAGTTACGTGGCCTTTAGTAGTACAGTTAATGGATCTGAGACCAGTTTTCCTGAACTCTAAAATGAGTACAATTTCAGTCATTTGTGTTGAActgaagttaaaattaaaataaataagtaaagcacTTAGTATGtttcagtgctcaataaatgcttcttCACATTCCTTACCTTcatttataaatacatgtaatCCCTTTGGCTATACCAATTTTAGATTGAATAGAATATGAGCTGGCATAGATAGTAGTGTTTCTGTAACTACCTTGTCACAATGTAAACTATTTTGTttaagctttgttcattttctatctTCTGTTGTCTCTGCCAAATTAGCATAAAACAACTTATTTCTTTTACctaaagtataatattaaaatggaTTATACCTAGACTTTGACAAATGTTTCTTACTCAACTTGATAAACATCACTGTTTTATGAAATTATGTATATGTCCATATATGTAAATACAGTATACCctcatatatgtatagatatttcCTTAATAATAGAATGAATAATTATTGAGAGGGCAACAACATGTTGCTACCAATAACTAAAAACGACTTTTTGAAAATTCAATAAGAATTAGTCATCATAGTTGTCCTTATGACCCAGTAATGATTATTAAAgtgattaaatacattttaaaagccttATTTTAGGCCGaatacagtgactcatgcctataatcgcaatactttgggaggctgaggtgggtggatcacgaggtcaagaatacaagaccagtctggtcaagatggtgaaaccctgtctctactaaaaatacaaaaattagctgggcatggccgccggtgcctgtaatcccagttactcgggagactgaggcagggaattgcttgaacccaggaggcagagtttgcagtgagccgagatcgcgccactgcactccagcctggacgacagagcgagactctgtctcaaaaatataaatacattaataaattttaaaaagccttattTTAAATGTGAGAAATTTGTATGTGCATTAGGCAAAGGGATATAATGCTCAATATTAAacttcattttgtgttttattcttgCATTTCAGTTATAGCCTGCTGATTATTTGCATGTAGTATTTCCATTTGATCAAGCctccaaaattttctttcatttcaaatcaATGTTTTATGTGTAAACACATTATCAAAGCGTTACATTTTCCCATAAAACTTTCATCCTTGAATCTAGGATTTacttcacatttttctgtatttcacacTTTCCAGACTCTTTCTATATTTTTGCCACTCTAAGTTTTATATACTATGAATTTTCAATtaatttactaaataaatatatacatgcctAAGCATGTACATGTTTCTAACAAAAGCTCAGATTATTTCTGTCACTTGTCAATACTTGAATATTTAAAGAGTGGTTTTCAAATGATAATCAAATACCTGCATATTTGATTATA contains the following coding sequences:
- the LOC110742495 gene encoding uncharacterized protein LOC110742495, with translation MCPLGNVRSRQRALPLLVCSSANVCSCLCTLPPVCSSQCGAACVFFRQCPPGNVPSRQRARRAACAPGNVRSRQRAFPATCVPRNVRSPQRALPATCASAAYVFFANVCSCLCVLPLMCSSRRPAAVCLPASVLGFLQAQDRGHGRPGGLGKCKLGHENRSACPHLKPCAQALGRSPSRRPAHLYTACSFAHPVSVLSASFLGLINFSWS